The proteins below come from a single Prolixibacter sp. NT017 genomic window:
- a CDS encoding DUF6261 family protein, which produces MLTKLMTNCRATEAGSASNRILIVYRRTTINGDTYLENIMVSLEKQTKDLTTAIKRDRAKSALKEKNTARNNQWRSLSYQLLGAIHHPAPVVHAAGEKVYHVFEKYGLALMRKSYATQTTLIRSFLMDLSEPDMQQPIKLISGCRERLILLESAQEEFENSRLKWQTIRGKERKLVSATQIKQQVVSLVNKQLVDYLRAMQQVDDATYGDLTRTVAKMIAEINLQVKKRAKKKKTEKA; this is translated from the coding sequence ATGCTGACCAAGCTCATGACCAACTGTCGCGCCACCGAAGCAGGAAGCGCATCGAACCGAATCCTTATTGTTTATCGCCGTACCACGATTAATGGTGACACTTACCTGGAGAATATCATGGTGTCGCTGGAAAAACAAACGAAAGATCTGACAACAGCCATCAAGCGGGATAGGGCGAAATCGGCACTGAAAGAAAAGAATACTGCTCGCAACAATCAGTGGCGAAGCCTTTCGTACCAGCTGCTCGGGGCCATTCATCATCCCGCTCCTGTGGTTCATGCTGCCGGGGAAAAAGTGTATCATGTGTTCGAAAAGTACGGACTGGCCCTGATGAGGAAAAGCTACGCCACGCAAACAACGCTTATCCGCTCTTTTCTGATGGACCTCTCGGAACCGGACATGCAACAGCCGATTAAGCTAATATCGGGGTGCAGAGAGCGACTGATACTCCTGGAATCGGCCCAGGAGGAGTTTGAGAACAGTCGTCTGAAATGGCAGACAATTAGGGGAAAAGAGCGTAAGCTGGTGAGCGCCACCCAAATTAAACAGCAAGTAGTGAGCCTGGTTAATAAGCAACTGGTAGATTACCTCAGGGCCATGCAACAGGTAGACGATGCTACTTACGGTGACTTAACACGCACCGTGGCGAAGATGATCGCCGAAATCAATTTACAGGTAAAGAAAAGGGCGAAGAAGAAGAAAACAGAGAAGGCGTAA
- a CDS encoding glutathione peroxidase produces MKDIYGFEAETLEGEKVTLDAFRGKVVLIVNTASKCGFTPQYEGLEKLYEQYKDDGLVILGFPCNQFANQEPGGKESIEQTCRVNYGVTFPMFSKIDVNGKSAHPLYQYLKKEKPGFPGKRIKWNFTKFLVDRNGKPVKRFAPYFKPEKLGEYIEPLLNHQ; encoded by the coding sequence ATGAAAGATATTTACGGTTTCGAAGCCGAAACACTGGAAGGAGAAAAAGTAACACTGGACGCTTTTCGCGGAAAAGTGGTGTTGATAGTCAATACTGCCAGCAAGTGCGGATTCACGCCTCAATACGAAGGACTCGAGAAATTATACGAGCAGTATAAAGATGACGGATTGGTGATTTTGGGTTTCCCTTGCAACCAGTTTGCCAACCAGGAGCCCGGCGGCAAAGAGAGCATCGAACAAACGTGCCGGGTAAATTACGGCGTTACTTTCCCAATGTTTTCGAAAATTGACGTGAACGGGAAGAGTGCCCATCCTTTATACCAATACCTGAAAAAAGAAAAACCCGGTTTCCCGGGAAAGCGAATCAAATGGAACTTCACGAAATTCCTGGTCGACCGAAACGGAAAACCAGTGAAACGTTTTGCTCCTTATTTTAAGCCGGAAAAACTGGGTGAGTATATCGAGCCGTTACTGAATCATCAGTAA
- the lipB gene encoding lipoyl(octanoyl) transferase LipB: MNHKVQYLDFGVAEYKYTWDRQEELMGATIQMKLDNKNAEPSSRKETPNYLIFVEHPHVYTLGKSGDEHNLLLNYIQLQAEDATFFRTNRGGDITYHGPGQIVGYPIIDLENFDIGLRQYIYNLEETIIKTIAEFGLEGSRDESATGVWLDVGKPTARKICAIGVKSSRHVTMHGFAFNVNTNLNYFQHINPCGFVDKGVTSLQKELGKEQDFEAIKALTRQKFAEVFGAELV, translated from the coding sequence ATGAACCATAAAGTTCAGTATCTCGATTTCGGTGTAGCCGAATACAAATATACCTGGGATCGTCAGGAGGAATTGATGGGGGCAACCATCCAGATGAAACTGGATAATAAAAATGCAGAACCCTCATCCCGGAAGGAAACGCCCAATTACCTGATTTTTGTCGAGCATCCGCATGTGTATACGCTGGGGAAAAGTGGCGATGAACACAATCTCCTGCTCAATTATATCCAGCTACAGGCGGAGGACGCTACTTTCTTCCGCACCAACCGTGGAGGTGATATCACGTATCATGGCCCCGGACAGATTGTAGGATATCCTATCATCGACCTGGAGAATTTCGATATCGGTTTGCGCCAGTATATATATAACCTCGAAGAAACCATCATCAAAACCATTGCCGAGTTTGGCCTTGAAGGTTCGCGCGACGAAAGTGCTACCGGTGTCTGGCTCGACGTGGGTAAACCAACCGCACGGAAAATCTGTGCCATTGGAGTGAAAAGCTCACGCCATGTTACCATGCACGGTTTTGCTTTCAATGTGAACACGAATCTGAACTACTTTCAGCACATCAATCCGTGCGGATTTGTAGACAAAGGAGTGACTTCATTGCAAAAAGAACTGGGCAAAGAGCAGGATTTCGAAGCCATCAAAGCACTGACCCGACAGAAATTCGCCGAGGTGTTTGGTGCAGAGTTGGTATAA
- the lipA gene encoding lipoyl synthase produces METRRKPDWLKIKVPIGTNYRHVKSVVRDHHLHTICTSGQCPNMGECWGAGTATFMILGEICTRSCKFCATKTGRPKPLDPNEPANVARSVQLMNLKHAVITSVDRDDLPDGGAAHWVETINKIKEVNPDTTMEVLIPDFDGKPELVKQIIDARPDIISHNLETIERLTPQVRSKAQYDISLKVLKTISDSGTVSKSGLMLGLGETLDEIYKTMDDLVANGCEILTMGQYLQPTKIHLPVEEYVHPDKFRALKEEGLRRGFRIVESGPLVRSSYHAERHIRPRVN; encoded by the coding sequence ATGGAGACTAGAAGAAAGCCCGATTGGCTGAAGATAAAGGTGCCGATTGGGACGAATTACCGTCACGTAAAAAGTGTCGTTCGTGATCACCATCTACATACCATTTGTACCAGCGGACAGTGCCCGAATATGGGGGAATGCTGGGGAGCCGGAACCGCAACCTTCATGATTCTGGGGGAAATTTGTACGCGTTCCTGTAAATTTTGTGCGACCAAAACCGGTCGTCCAAAACCGCTGGACCCGAATGAGCCGGCCAATGTAGCCCGTTCGGTGCAGTTGATGAATCTGAAACACGCCGTGATTACTTCGGTTGACCGTGATGACCTGCCCGATGGAGGTGCCGCTCACTGGGTGGAAACCATCAATAAAATCAAAGAGGTAAATCCGGATACGACCATGGAGGTGTTGATTCCCGATTTTGATGGAAAGCCTGAACTGGTGAAGCAGATCATCGATGCCAGGCCTGATATTATTTCGCATAACCTGGAAACCATCGAGCGCTTGACGCCGCAGGTGCGTAGCAAAGCACAGTACGATATCAGCCTGAAAGTGCTCAAGACGATTTCTGATTCGGGAACCGTTTCCAAATCAGGACTGATGCTCGGATTGGGCGAAACCCTCGACGAGATATACAAGACAATGGATGACCTGGTGGCTAATGGTTGCGAAATCCTAACGATGGGACAGTACCTGCAGCCGACGAAGATTCACCTTCCGGTAGAGGAATACGTTCACCCCGATAAATTCCGTGCGTTAAAAGAAGAAGGTTTGCGCCGCGGCTTCCGGATTGTGGAGAGCGGACCACTCGTTCGTTCATCCTACCATGCCGAACGTCACATCAGGCCCCGGGTGAATTAA
- a CDS encoding MFS transporter, which translates to MKALQVFKKFPRTFWVANTMELFERWAWYGFFSLFALYLTGSTDEGGMGFTQIQKGNIMGIGTAILYFLPIITGTISDRIGYKRTLYIAYTVYTTAFIAMPFFHTYFSVFFIFLYLALGAALFKPIVSATVAKTTDETTSSIGFGLFYMMVNIGAFIGPFVTNHYQQIAWKYVYFSSAAVIAANFILLTFFYREPTEKQKQKESSLGKNIIEVFKNIGVALSDVRFVVFLIIVSGFWTMYNQLFFSLPVFIEQWANTSIVYDMFHSWWPWLAEQIGTSNGTIPPNILINADAGFIILFQIIVSSIAMKFRPLNAMITGMLIASIGVGFSMATQNGIYTLIAILIFSLGEMSSSPKITEYIGRIAPADKTALYMGCSFLPVAAGNYFAGIISGNVYQSMSDKIQLAKNEMASRGIHMPEISKAFSQNDYLKTAADKLHMNLDQFTNFLWDKYHPSNIWVVVTGIGVGAAVLLFLYDRLLLKKK; encoded by the coding sequence ATGAAGGCACTTCAGGTTTTTAAAAAATTTCCACGCACATTTTGGGTTGCGAATACGATGGAGCTATTCGAACGATGGGCCTGGTACGGATTTTTCAGTCTCTTTGCTTTATATCTTACTGGTTCTACGGATGAGGGTGGAATGGGATTCACCCAGATTCAAAAAGGGAATATCATGGGAATCGGTACGGCAATTTTATATTTCCTGCCCATCATTACCGGAACGATTTCTGACCGCATTGGATACAAGCGGACTCTATATATTGCATATACGGTTTATACGACGGCATTCATTGCGATGCCTTTTTTTCATACCTACTTTTCCGTCTTCTTTATTTTCCTCTACCTCGCATTAGGAGCCGCTCTTTTTAAGCCCATTGTATCGGCAACTGTTGCCAAAACTACCGACGAAACAACTTCTTCCATTGGCTTTGGCCTTTTCTATATGATGGTGAATATTGGTGCCTTCATCGGTCCTTTTGTGACAAACCACTACCAGCAAATTGCCTGGAAATATGTTTACTTCTCATCTGCCGCAGTAATTGCAGCAAACTTCATTCTGCTTACCTTCTTTTACCGCGAACCCACCGAGAAACAAAAACAAAAGGAATCGTCGCTGGGTAAAAATATCATAGAGGTGTTCAAAAATATTGGGGTTGCGCTGAGTGATGTTCGCTTTGTTGTCTTCCTGATTATTGTGAGCGGCTTCTGGACCATGTACAATCAGTTGTTCTTCTCTCTTCCGGTATTTATTGAGCAGTGGGCAAATACCAGCATAGTATATGATATGTTCCACAGCTGGTGGCCATGGCTTGCCGAACAAATAGGAACGAGCAACGGTACCATTCCCCCCAACATTCTGATCAATGCTGATGCCGGCTTTATCATCCTATTCCAAATTATTGTCTCGTCGATCGCAATGAAATTCCGCCCCCTGAATGCCATGATTACCGGGATGTTGATTGCTTCCATCGGGGTAGGCTTTTCGATGGCGACACAAAACGGTATCTACACGCTTATTGCCATTCTCATCTTTTCTCTTGGAGAGATGTCGAGCTCGCCCAAAATCACGGAATATATTGGCCGCATTGCTCCGGCAGATAAGACAGCCCTGTACATGGGGTGCTCGTTTCTGCCAGTTGCTGCGGGAAACTATTTTGCAGGAATCATCTCTGGTAATGTTTACCAGAGCATGTCTGACAAAATTCAACTGGCAAAAAACGAGATGGCATCCCGGGGTATTCATATGCCCGAGATATCCAAAGCATTTTCTCAAAACGATTATTTGAAAACAGCTGCAGACAAACTGCATATGAACCTCGACCAGTTCACCAATTTCCTTTGGGATAAATATCACCCGTCGAACATCTGGGTGGTGGTGACCGGAATCGGTGTTGGTGCCGCAGTTTTGTTGTTCCTGTATGATAGACTACTCCTGAAAAAGAAATAA
- the rplM gene encoding 50S ribosomal protein L13 gives MDTLSYKTVSANSATVNKEWIVVDAADQTLGRFASKVAKILRGKNKPNFTPHVDCGDNVIVINAEKIRLTGNKWNAKEYIRHTGYPGGQRSQTASEILAKHPERLVEKAVKGMLPKNRLGRKLFTNLYVFVGSEHDKQAQSPKVINIDNIK, from the coding sequence GTGGATACGTTGAGTTACAAAACCGTTTCGGCAAATAGTGCAACGGTAAACAAAGAATGGATTGTGGTTGATGCCGCCGATCAGACCCTTGGTCGGTTTGCAAGCAAAGTTGCCAAAATCCTCAGGGGTAAGAACAAACCGAACTTCACCCCTCACGTAGATTGCGGTGACAATGTTATTGTTATCAATGCAGAGAAAATCCGTCTAACCGGAAACAAGTGGAATGCCAAAGAGTATATCCGCCACACCGGATATCCGGGTGGTCAGCGTTCGCAGACTGCCAGTGAAATTCTGGCGAAACATCCGGAAAGACTGGTTGAGAAAGCTGTAAAAGGTATGCTCCCGAAAAACCGTTTGGGACGCAAGCTCTTTACAAACTTGTATGTATTTGTGGGTAGTGAGCACGACAAGCAAGCTCAGAGCCCGAAAGTAATTAACATTGATAACATTAAATAA
- the rpsI gene encoding 30S ribosomal protein S9, whose protein sequence is MEITNAIGRRKAAVARVYITEGKGNITINKRDITEYFPVDTLQYIVKQPLNLLEVAGQFDVKVSLDGGGVKGQAEALRLAISRAMIKIDEENRPKLKAAGFLTRDPREVERKKPGRPKARKRFQFSKR, encoded by the coding sequence ATGGAAATCACAAACGCAATCGGTAGGAGAAAAGCCGCTGTTGCCCGTGTTTATATCACCGAGGGTAAAGGTAATATCACTATCAACAAACGGGACATCACCGAATATTTCCCGGTTGATACACTGCAATACATCGTTAAGCAACCGCTTAACCTGTTGGAAGTAGCTGGTCAGTTCGACGTTAAGGTGAGCCTTGACGGTGGCGGCGTAAAAGGACAAGCTGAAGCGCTTCGTCTTGCTATTTCACGTGCAATGATCAAAATCGACGAAGAGAATCGTCCGAAGCTGAAAGCTGCCGGATTCCTGACTCGTGACCCACGCGAAGTGGAACGTAAGAAGCCAGGTCGTCCGAAAGCACGTAAACGCTTCCAGTTCTCTAAACGTTAA
- the rpsB gene encoding 30S ribosomal protein S2 has translation MPRTEFKQLLDAGVHFGHLKRKWNPNMAPYIFMEKNGIHIIDLQKTIVKIDEAAAALKSIAKSGRKVLFVATKKQAKTIVSERIKETNMPYITERWSGGTLTNFPTIRKAVKKMTSIDKMMKDTSWDNLSKREKLQITRQRAKLDKVLGSIADLTRLPAALFVVDVMKEKIAVREAQRLGIPVFAMVDTNSNPEGIDFVIPANDDASQSIDLIIDVMAEAIKEGLSERKAEREKEGGDDKPAKQKRGSRKAAAKEKEAEPVKEEAKKAEPAKEEAPKAEPVKEEAKEAPAADEKKDEEADK, from the coding sequence ATGCCTAGAACAGAATTCAAGCAATTGCTCGATGCCGGTGTTCACTTTGGACACTTGAAACGTAAGTGGAACCCGAACATGGCTCCGTACATCTTCATGGAGAAGAACGGAATCCACATTATCGACCTTCAGAAAACTATTGTCAAAATCGACGAAGCAGCTGCTGCGTTGAAATCTATTGCCAAATCAGGACGTAAAGTTCTTTTCGTTGCTACGAAAAAACAGGCTAAAACAATCGTTTCCGAGCGCATCAAGGAAACCAATATGCCTTACATTACTGAGCGTTGGTCAGGTGGTACACTCACCAACTTCCCAACCATCCGTAAGGCCGTTAAGAAAATGACCTCCATCGATAAAATGATGAAGGACACGAGTTGGGACAACCTCTCAAAACGTGAAAAACTGCAGATTACCCGTCAGCGTGCCAAGCTGGATAAAGTGCTCGGTTCTATTGCCGACCTGACCCGTTTGCCTGCTGCCCTGTTTGTAGTTGACGTAATGAAAGAGAAAATCGCCGTTCGTGAAGCTCAGCGTTTGGGTATTCCTGTTTTCGCCATGGTTGATACCAACTCGAATCCGGAAGGAATCGACTTTGTGATCCCGGCAAACGACGACGCTTCTCAGTCTATCGATCTCATCATCGATGTTATGGCCGAAGCCATCAAAGAAGGTCTTTCAGAGCGCAAAGCTGAGCGTGAGAAAGAAGGTGGCGACGATAAGCCCGCCAAACAAAAGCGCGGAAGCCGTAAAGCTGCAGCTAAAGAAAAAGAAGCTGAACCTGTAAAAGAGGAAGCTAAAAAAGCTGAGCCAGCAAAAGAAGAAGCTCCGAAAGCTGAGCCTGTAAAGGAAGAAGCTAAAGAAGCTCCTGCTGCCGATGAGAAAAAAGACGAAGAAGCTGACAAATAA
- the tsf gene encoding translation elongation factor Ts — protein MAISAADVMKLRKATGAGMMDCKKALAEAEGDFDRAVEIIREKGKLVANKRADREATEGAVLAKVSDDKKFAALVVLNCETDFVAKNEGFVAFTEKILDLAIANKPADLDALKALDMDGRSVEAHVTEQTGIIGEKLELSAYETVQAEDTIAYIHPGNKLATVVGFSKEVADEQVAKDIAMQVAAMAPVAVDKDDVPAEVVEQELKIAKEKFRQEGKPENMLDKIAQGSLNKFFKENTLLNQVYVKDGKMTIREFLASSDKDLNVTDFKRFTLNA, from the coding sequence ATGGCTATTTCTGCTGCTGATGTAATGAAGTTGCGTAAAGCAACCGGTGCCGGAATGATGGACTGTAAAAAAGCCCTCGCCGAAGCCGAAGGTGATTTCGACCGCGCTGTTGAAATCATCCGTGAAAAAGGAAAACTGGTAGCTAATAAGCGTGCCGACCGCGAAGCAACCGAAGGTGCTGTTCTCGCGAAGGTTTCCGACGATAAAAAATTCGCTGCTCTGGTTGTCCTCAATTGCGAAACCGACTTCGTTGCTAAAAATGAAGGCTTTGTTGCTTTCACCGAGAAAATCCTGGATTTGGCTATCGCCAACAAACCAGCCGATCTCGATGCACTGAAAGCTCTCGATATGGATGGCCGCTCAGTTGAAGCTCATGTTACCGAGCAAACCGGTATCATTGGTGAAAAACTGGAGCTCTCAGCTTATGAAACTGTTCAGGCTGAGGATACCATCGCTTACATTCACCCGGGTAACAAACTGGCAACGGTAGTTGGCTTCTCGAAAGAAGTAGCCGACGAGCAGGTTGCTAAAGACATCGCTATGCAGGTTGCTGCGATGGCTCCGGTGGCTGTTGACAAAGACGATGTTCCTGCTGAAGTTGTTGAGCAGGAGCTCAAAATTGCTAAAGAGAAATTCCGTCAGGAAGGCAAGCCGGAAAACATGCTTGATAAAATTGCACAGGGTTCCTTGAATAAATTCTTCAAAGAGAACACTCTGCTGAACCAGGTCTACGTAAAAGATGGTAAAATGACCATCCGCGAATTCCTCGCATCCAGCGACAAGGATTTGAACGTAACCGATTTCAAGCGTTTCACTCTGAATGCCTAA
- the pyrH gene encoding UMP kinase codes for MGKFKRVLLKLSGESLMGNQQYGIDRDRLTDYANEIKEAVALGSQIGIVIGGGNIFRGLSGAANGFDRVKGDQMGMLATVINSLALSSALQAIGVKTRVLTAIRMEPVGEFYAKEKAIESLEKGEVVILSAGTGNPYFTTDTGSSLRGVEIEADVMLKGTRVDGIYSADPEKDPTATKFDEITYDEVYNRGLKIMDLTATTMCKENNLPIMVFDMDTPGNLLKLLKGEKIGTLVHN; via the coding sequence ATGGGAAAATTTAAACGTGTATTGCTGAAGTTGTCCGGTGAATCGCTTATGGGCAACCAGCAATATGGTATCGACAGGGACCGCCTGACAGATTATGCCAATGAAATTAAAGAAGCCGTTGCGCTAGGCTCCCAAATCGGGATAGTTATCGGCGGCGGTAATATCTTCCGCGGACTGAGTGGTGCCGCCAATGGTTTCGACCGGGTAAAAGGTGACCAGATGGGCATGCTGGCAACGGTCATCAACAGTCTGGCGCTTAGCTCGGCCTTACAGGCAATAGGTGTTAAAACACGCGTTCTTACAGCTATTCGCATGGAACCTGTGGGTGAATTTTATGCCAAAGAGAAGGCTATCGAGTCGTTGGAGAAAGGTGAGGTGGTTATCTTGTCGGCCGGAACCGGAAATCCTTATTTCACAACCGATACCGGTTCATCGCTGCGGGGCGTCGAAATCGAGGCAGACGTCATGTTGAAAGGAACACGGGTAGATGGAATTTATTCGGCTGACCCGGAAAAAGATCCGACAGCGACCAAATTCGATGAGATCACCTACGATGAAGTCTACAACCGGGGGCTGAAAATTATGGATTTAACAGCCACCACCATGTGCAAAGAGAACAATCTTCCTATCATGGTCTTCGATATGGATACGCCCGGTAATTTGCTTAAATTATTGAAAGGTGAGAAAATAGGCACGTTGGTGCATAATTGA
- the frr gene encoding ribosome recycling factor, translating into MNEEIQMILDDARTRMEQALEHLEKELAHIRAGKANPRMLDGVMVDYYGSQTPLNQVSSVSTPDARTIAIQPWEKKLIPEIEKAIINANLGFNPDNNGDIIRINVPPLTEERRKTLVKDTHREGENAKVSIRNARKDANDYLKKLLKSKEISEDMEKIGIDEVQTITDDYIKKVDEGMENKEKEIMTV; encoded by the coding sequence ATGAACGAAGAAATTCAAATGATATTGGATGACGCCCGTACCCGAATGGAACAGGCGCTTGAGCATCTCGAAAAAGAACTGGCTCATATTCGTGCCGGTAAAGCCAATCCGCGCATGCTGGACGGCGTTATGGTCGACTACTATGGTTCGCAGACTCCCCTGAACCAGGTTTCCAGTGTCAGCACGCCGGATGCCCGTACGATCGCTATTCAACCCTGGGAAAAGAAACTGATCCCTGAGATCGAAAAAGCTATTATCAACGCCAATCTTGGCTTCAACCCCGACAACAATGGCGACATCATCCGTATTAATGTTCCTCCGTTAACTGAAGAACGACGCAAAACGCTGGTGAAAGATACGCACCGGGAAGGCGAGAATGCGAAGGTTAGTATCCGTAACGCCCGTAAGGATGCCAATGATTATCTCAAGAAATTGTTGAAATCGAAAGAGATTTCAGAAGATATGGAGAAGATTGGTATTGACGAGGTACAAACCATTACCGACGACTATATCAAAAAAGTTGATGAAGGAATGGAGAATAAGGAAAAAGAGATCATGACGGTATAA
- a CDS encoding BtpA/SgcQ family protein → MKLSFKRKAIIGMVHLGALPGTPRHKMSMAEIIDTAVREALIYNSHELDAVMIENMHDVPYLNRKVGPEITAAMTAAALAVQREIELPVGIQVLAGANTDAVAIAKAAGLDFVRAEGFVFGHVADEGYMDSDAALVMRYRKSIEADSVGIFTDIRKKHASHNITADVNLEETIQAAEFFLSDGIIITGAATGKKAAIEDVKVAKRASSLPVLIGSGISEENIESYWPYADGFIIGSSLKEEGYWMNPVDRDRVDSLMEKVKQLREK, encoded by the coding sequence GTGAAATTATCATTTAAACGAAAAGCCATTATCGGGATGGTCCATTTGGGAGCGTTGCCCGGTACACCTCGCCACAAGATGAGCATGGCCGAAATTATCGATACGGCTGTGAGAGAAGCCCTGATTTATAACAGTCATGAACTCGATGCAGTGATGATTGAAAATATGCACGACGTGCCCTACTTAAACCGGAAGGTCGGCCCCGAGATTACGGCAGCCATGACGGCAGCGGCGCTTGCCGTACAGCGGGAGATCGAGTTGCCTGTCGGAATTCAGGTGCTGGCTGGAGCCAATACCGATGCCGTAGCCATTGCCAAAGCAGCCGGCCTTGATTTTGTGAGGGCCGAAGGATTCGTTTTCGGTCATGTGGCAGACGAAGGTTACATGGATTCTGACGCGGCCCTGGTCATGCGGTACCGGAAATCAATAGAGGCTGACAGTGTTGGTATTTTCACGGATATCCGGAAAAAACATGCCTCGCACAATATCACAGCCGATGTGAACCTGGAAGAAACGATTCAGGCGGCCGAATTTTTCCTTTCTGACGGAATTATTATCACAGGTGCAGCTACGGGAAAAAAAGCCGCCATTGAGGACGTTAAGGTAGCTAAACGGGCTTCCAGTCTGCCCGTCTTGATCGGTTCGGGCATATCGGAAGAAAATATAGAGTCCTACTGGCCGTATGCCGATGGATTTATTATTGGGTCCTCGCTGAAGGAGGAAGGTTACTGGATGAACCCGGTGGATCGGGACCGCGTGGATTCACTGATGGAGAAAGTAAAGCAACTCCGGGAAAAATAA
- a CDS encoding thioredoxin family protein, whose product MKRIVFALLFVLGLSVSPTFAQGVHIYDPNANATEQIAAAVKKAHAEGKNVFLQIGGNWCPWCVKFHGFCDNTPEIHQLMEKNYVRVMVNYSKANKNLDVLAKLGYPQRFGFPVLVILNDKGERIHTQNSAYLEQDGGYSIKKVAGFLKNWSPDALNPAHYASK is encoded by the coding sequence ATGAAAAGAATTGTTTTCGCGCTCCTTTTTGTTCTCGGTCTTTCCGTTAGTCCGACTTTTGCCCAGGGCGTGCACATTTACGATCCGAACGCCAACGCCACTGAGCAAATTGCAGCAGCAGTGAAGAAAGCCCATGCCGAGGGAAAAAACGTTTTTCTGCAGATTGGAGGGAACTGGTGTCCCTGGTGTGTGAAGTTCCACGGCTTTTGCGACAATACCCCAGAGATTCATCAATTGATGGAGAAAAATTATGTCCGGGTGATGGTGAATTACAGCAAGGCAAACAAAAACCTGGATGTTTTGGCGAAACTAGGCTATCCTCAACGTTTCGGTTTCCCGGTGCTGGTCATCCTGAATGACAAGGGGGAACGTATTCATACGCAAAACTCCGCTTACCTGGAACAAGACGGAGGTTACAGCATTAAAAAGGTGGCAGGTTTCCTGAAAAACTGGAGCCCCGACGCGTTAAATCCGGCACACTACGCTTCGAAATAA
- a CDS encoding DUF4421 family protein, which yields MRLILFLVLFSLLSGHVSGQGSFLKKLNSHPDSSYIASYKNDLVVRLYTSRKYMGQQLIDGSLNKKLDYLPSNNYLVGFGINYKLLGINAGFSLPSMRMPVEKYGKTTFLDFQTHLYLRRVTFDLFSHVFWGQYLNNSHDILKSPPPKGFYYTRPDIRAYAVNAEMNYNFNYSRFSFRAPFLQDEWQKKSAGSFFAGGGVYWDGSDADSSFVPSGIAVPDFYNGINFKRWEWLAVAATGGYAHTFVIDKRFFIMLSAIGGIGVGRSTLTDMDNRDYHTYSPFYKLTERFGAGYQFGRVYVGATCVNMDMLMGAPPEGTRIHYRSGNIRANVAYRFSLKKEIRIFPGRK from the coding sequence ATGCGGTTGATTCTTTTTCTGGTTTTATTTTCTTTACTCTCCGGTCATGTCAGCGGACAGGGGTCGTTTCTGAAGAAACTGAATTCTCATCCTGATAGCAGCTACATTGCCTCCTACAAGAACGACCTTGTGGTCAGGTTGTATACGTCCCGCAAATACATGGGACAACAACTCATTGACGGCTCCTTAAATAAGAAACTTGATTATCTGCCCAGTAATAACTACCTGGTTGGTTTTGGTATCAACTACAAGCTGTTGGGAATTAACGCGGGTTTTAGCCTGCCATCGATGAGAATGCCGGTGGAAAAATACGGCAAAACCACCTTCCTCGATTTTCAAACGCATCTTTACCTCAGGCGGGTTACCTTCGATCTGTTTTCGCACGTTTTCTGGGGGCAGTATCTCAACAACAGCCATGATATATTGAAGTCTCCTCCACCGAAAGGTTTCTATTATACACGACCCGATATTCGTGCTTATGCGGTTAATGCGGAAATGAATTACAACTTCAATTATTCCCGGTTCAGTTTCCGGGCTCCATTTCTTCAGGATGAGTGGCAGAAAAAGAGTGCCGGAAGTTTCTTTGCCGGCGGCGGTGTATACTGGGATGGTTCCGACGCTGATTCGTCATTTGTTCCCTCGGGAATAGCAGTACCAGATTTTTACAACGGCATTAATTTTAAACGCTGGGAATGGTTGGCAGTGGCGGCAACCGGCGGCTATGCACATACATTTGTCATCGATAAGCGGTTTTTTATCATGCTGTCGGCCATCGGCGGAATCGGTGTGGGGAGAAGCACGTTGACGGACATGGACAACCGGGATTATCATACCTACTCGCCATTTTACAAACTGACGGAACGTTTTGGGGCAGGTTATCAGTTTGGGCGAGTGTATGTTGGGGCGACATGTGTGAACATGGATATGTTGATGGGAGCACCACCCGAGGGTACCCGGATTCATTATCGCTCGGGGAATATCAGGGCCAATGTGGCTTATCGTTTTAGTTTGAAGAAAGAAATCAGGATTTTTCCCGGGAGGAAATAA